The Ancylobacter sp. WKF20 genome contains a region encoding:
- a CDS encoding response regulator: MSTSQLVAQHLPFLRRYARALSGNQSAGDAYVTAMLETLIADPSTLDRQVEPRVALYRLLTRLWNSVAINAEIDPASAEVQGERRLGHITPMVRQAFLLVSLEGFSEEDASSVLDIDVPTLRNLVEDAGRELAAEIATEVLIIEDEPFIALDLEGLVEGLGHRVSGIARTHSEAVSLARRKAPGLILADIQLADGSSGLEAVNELIEGVEVPVIFITAYPERFLTGVRPEPAFLIAKPFQPSTVAAVISQALFFERKARPREQRATA; encoded by the coding sequence GTGAGCACCTCGCAACTTGTCGCGCAGCATTTGCCGTTCCTGCGCCGCTATGCCCGCGCGCTCAGCGGCAACCAGTCGGCTGGCGACGCCTATGTCACCGCCATGCTGGAAACGCTGATCGCCGATCCCTCGACGCTGGACCGTCAGGTCGAGCCGCGCGTGGCGCTCTACCGTCTGCTGACCCGCCTGTGGAACTCGGTCGCCATCAACGCCGAGATCGACCCGGCCTCCGCCGAAGTTCAGGGCGAGCGCCGCCTTGGCCATATAACGCCGATGGTGCGGCAGGCGTTCCTTCTGGTGTCGCTGGAGGGCTTCAGCGAGGAAGACGCCTCCTCCGTGCTGGACATCGACGTGCCCACGCTGCGCAACCTCGTCGAGGATGCCGGCCGTGAGCTCGCCGCCGAGATCGCCACCGAGGTGCTGATCATCGAGGACGAACCCTTCATCGCGCTGGACCTCGAAGGTCTCGTCGAGGGCCTCGGCCACCGCGTCAGCGGCATCGCCCGCACCCATTCGGAAGCTGTCAGCCTCGCCCGCCGCAAGGCGCCGGGCCTGATCCTCGCCGACATCCAGCTCGCCGACGGCTCGTCGGGGCTCGAAGCGGTGAATGAGCTGATCGAGGGCGTGGAAGTGCCGGTGATCTTCATCACCGCCTATCCCGAGCGCTTCCTCACCGGCGTGCGGCCGGAACCGGCCTTCCTCATCGCCAAGCCGTTCCAGCCCTCCACCGTCGCCGCCGTGATCAGCCAGGCGCTGTTCTTCGAGCGCAAGGCTCGCCCGCGGGAGCAGCGCGCCACCGCCTGA
- a CDS encoding peroxiredoxin, which produces MTIRLGDVVPDFEAQTTEGPIRFHEWLGSSWGVLFSHPKNFTPVCTTELGQVARLKPEFDRRNVKVIGLSVDPLDAHAKWADDIAETQGFAPNFPLIADQDRTVSGLYDMIHPNASDTMTVRSVFIVGPDKKLKLSLTYPASAGRNFDEILRVIDSLQLTAQHSVATPANWKDGDDVIIVPAVSDEAAKEKFPGGWKTLKPYLRVVPQPGK; this is translated from the coding sequence ATGACCATCCGCCTGGGAGACGTGGTTCCCGATTTTGAAGCCCAGACGACCGAAGGTCCGATCCGCTTCCATGAGTGGCTCGGCTCGTCCTGGGGCGTGCTGTTCTCGCACCCGAAGAACTTCACCCCGGTCTGCACCACCGAACTCGGCCAGGTGGCGCGGCTGAAGCCGGAATTCGACCGGCGCAATGTGAAGGTCATCGGCCTGTCGGTCGATCCGCTCGACGCGCACGCCAAATGGGCCGACGACATCGCCGAGACGCAGGGCTTCGCGCCGAACTTCCCGCTGATCGCCGATCAGGACCGCACAGTCTCCGGCCTCTACGACATGATCCACCCCAACGCCTCCGACACGATGACGGTGCGCTCGGTGTTCATCGTCGGGCCGGACAAGAAGCTGAAGCTCTCGCTCACCTACCCGGCGAGCGCGGGGCGCAACTTCGACGAGATCCTGCGGGTGATCGATTCGCTCCAGCTCACCGCCCAGCACTCGGTCGCCACGCCGGCGAACTGGAAGGATGGCGACGACGTCATCATCGTGCCGGCGGTTAGCGACGAGGCAGCCAAGGAGAAGTTCCCCGGCGGCTGGAAGACGCTGAAGCCCTATCTGCGCGTGGTGCCCCAGCCGGGCAAGTAA
- the fmt gene encoding methionyl-tRNA formyltransferase, with amino-acid sequence MRIVFMGTPDFAVSTLAEIVGTGHEVVACYTRAPAAGGRRGLDLVPSPVHRAAEKLGVPVLTPASLRTPEAAETFAAHEADVAVVVAYGRILPQNILDLPTLGCLNLHASLLPRWRGAAPIQRAIMAGDAESGVAVMKMEAGLDTGPVGLVERVAIGPDMTAGELHDRLMIVGADLMGRALAALERGGLDFRPQPAEGVTYAAKIDKSETRIDWSRPAKAVHDHIRGLSPFPGAWFELDGARVKVLRSTLAAGAGAPGTVLGDDLTIACGEGEGAGAVRLTEVQKAGSRALPADEFLRGAALEKGRVLA; translated from the coding sequence ATGCGCATCGTCTTCATGGGCACGCCCGATTTCGCGGTGTCGACGCTCGCCGAGATCGTCGGCACCGGCCATGAGGTCGTCGCCTGCTACACGCGCGCCCCGGCGGCGGGCGGGCGGCGCGGTCTCGATCTCGTGCCCTCGCCCGTGCACCGCGCGGCGGAAAAGCTCGGCGTGCCCGTGCTGACGCCCGCGAGCTTGCGCACGCCCGAGGCGGCGGAGACCTTCGCCGCCCATGAGGCCGATGTCGCCGTGGTCGTCGCCTATGGCCGCATCTTGCCGCAGAACATTCTCGACCTGCCCACGCTCGGCTGCCTGAACCTGCACGCCTCGCTGCTGCCGCGCTGGCGCGGCGCGGCGCCGATCCAGCGCGCCATCATGGCGGGGGATGCCGAGAGCGGCGTCGCGGTGATGAAGATGGAAGCCGGGCTCGATACCGGCCCGGTCGGCCTCGTCGAGCGCGTCGCCATCGGCCCGGACATGACGGCGGGCGAGCTGCACGACCGGCTGATGATCGTCGGCGCGGACCTGATGGGCCGGGCGCTGGCAGCGCTGGAGCGCGGCGGTCTCGACTTCCGTCCGCAGCCGGCGGAGGGCGTGACCTATGCCGCCAAGATCGACAAAAGCGAGACCCGCATCGACTGGAGCCGCCCGGCCAAGGCGGTGCACGACCATATTCGCGGCCTGTCGCCCTTTCCCGGTGCGTGGTTCGAGCTGGACGGCGCGCGGGTGAAGGTGCTGCGCTCGACGCTGGCAGCAGGGGCCGGCGCGCCGGGCACGGTGCTGGGCGATGATCTCACCATCGCCTGCGGCGAGGGCGAAGGGGCGGGCGCGGTGCGCCTCACCGAGGTTCAGAAGGCCGGCAGCCGCGCCCTGCCGGCGGACGAGTTTCTGCGCGGCGCGGCGTTGGAAAAGGGCAGGGTACTCGCATGA
- the rmuC gene encoding DNA recombination protein RmuC — MDQLLFVIGTQPVTLAHALIAGAALGFLLLLAVLRAVSRAARHSAEEADEQARRAEDLETRLIELARTQAETVGRVQSMAEVLAQRQGELARAVAERLDASSHRVGESLARSAEATHENLAKLNERLALVDQARASLGELSGQVMSLRETLSNKQARGAFGEGRLQAIIADGLPRDSFAFQHTLGNGRRADCAIFLPGDKRPLLVDSKFPLEAVTAYREAPTAEARKQAETRLKADVGKHVKDIAERYLISGETQDIAMMFVPSESVYGELHEHFDDVIQQAFRARVILVSPSLLMLAVQVVQAICKDARMREQADLIRAECGKLVADVMRLRDRVGNLQKHFGQVTDDVSQALTSADKIAKRGARIEQLEFDGEPIPAETPPLPMGEGLRQIRGAAE; from the coding sequence ATGGATCAGCTTCTCTTTGTTATCGGCACGCAGCCCGTGACCCTCGCCCATGCGCTGATCGCCGGCGCGGCGCTCGGCTTCCTGCTGCTGCTCGCCGTTCTGCGGGCGGTCTCGCGCGCGGCACGGCACAGCGCCGAGGAAGCGGACGAGCAGGCCCGCCGGGCGGAAGACCTGGAAACGCGGCTGATCGAGCTCGCGCGCACGCAGGCGGAGACCGTCGGGCGCGTGCAGTCGATGGCCGAGGTGCTGGCGCAGCGCCAGGGCGAGCTCGCCCGCGCGGTGGCCGAGCGGCTGGACGCCTCCTCGCACCGGGTCGGCGAAAGCCTCGCGCGCTCGGCCGAGGCGACGCATGAGAACCTCGCCAAGCTCAATGAGCGCCTCGCCCTTGTCGATCAGGCGCGGGCGAGCCTTGGCGAACTCTCCGGGCAGGTGATGAGCCTGCGCGAGACGCTGTCCAACAAGCAGGCGCGCGGCGCCTTCGGCGAGGGCCGGCTGCAGGCGATCATCGCCGACGGCCTGCCGCGCGACAGCTTCGCCTTCCAGCACACGCTGGGCAATGGACGGCGCGCCGACTGCGCGATCTTCCTGCCCGGCGACAAGCGCCCGCTACTGGTCGATTCCAAATTCCCGCTGGAGGCCGTCACCGCCTATCGCGAGGCGCCGACGGCGGAAGCGCGCAAGCAGGCCGAGACGCGGCTCAAGGCCGATGTCGGCAAGCATGTGAAGGACATCGCCGAGCGCTACCTCATCAGCGGCGAGACGCAGGACATCGCCATGATGTTCGTGCCGTCGGAGTCCGTCTATGGCGAACTGCACGAGCATTTCGACGACGTGATCCAGCAGGCCTTCCGCGCCCGCGTCATCCTCGTCTCGCCCTCGCTGCTGATGCTGGCGGTGCAGGTGGTGCAGGCGATCTGCAAGGATGCGCGGATGCGCGAGCAGGCCGACCTCATCCGCGCCGAATGCGGCAAGCTGGTCGCCGACGTGATGCGGCTGCGGGACCGGGTGGGCAATCTGCAGAAGCATTTCGGCCAGGTGACCGACGACGTGTCGCAGGCGCTGACCTCCGCCGACAAGATCGCCAAGCGCGGCGCGCGCATCGAGCAGCTCGAATTCGACGGCGAGCCCATCCCCGCCGAGACGCCGCCACTCCCCATGGGCGAGGGCCTGCGACAGATCCGCGGCGCGGCGGAGTAA
- the def gene encoding peptide deformylase, which produces MSIRSLVILPDSRLRLISDPVTRVDARVRAIVEDMFETMYDAPGIGLAAIQVGIPERIVTVDVGRREREDDSEDAKNPIALINPEIIGASEELSVYQEGCLSIPEYYADVERPARVKVRYMDLNGETREIDAEGLLATCVQHEIDHLNGVLFIDHISKLKRDRVMTKFTKLAKQKERDGD; this is translated from the coding sequence ATGTCGATACGCTCCTTGGTCATTCTCCCCGATTCCCGCCTGCGGCTCATCTCCGATCCGGTGACGCGCGTGGATGCGCGCGTGCGCGCGATCGTCGAGGACATGTTCGAGACCATGTATGACGCGCCGGGCATCGGCCTTGCCGCCATCCAGGTTGGCATTCCCGAGCGCATCGTCACCGTCGATGTCGGCCGGCGCGAGCGCGAGGATGATAGCGAGGACGCCAAGAACCCGATCGCGCTGATCAATCCCGAGATCATCGGCGCCTCCGAGGAACTGTCGGTCTATCAGGAAGGCTGCCTGTCGATCCCGGAATATTATGCCGATGTCGAGCGCCCGGCGCGGGTGAAGGTCCGCTACATGGACCTGAACGGCGAGACGCGCGAGATCGACGCCGAGGGTCTGCTCGCCACCTGCGTGCAGCACGAGATCGACCATCTCAACGGTGTGCTGTTCATCGACCACATCTCCAAGCTGAAGCGGGATCGGGTGATGACCAAATTCACCAAGCTCGCCAAGCAGAAGGAACGCGACGGCGACTGA
- a CDS encoding HWE histidine kinase domain-containing protein codes for MSLDLSLIDIVSRWTTILSCFAMSAGIFYLMILRRDLSGRMKLLGCLFGVLLLLVGLLTLMVTWDSRVPQGMQTIVRTGLALVNAVGAVALWLNLRALADLPTPARVAQEQRRLTLELATVLQRYEMALRGSNVAIFTQDRNLRYTSVSKPLFGHPVDMAVGATDADLLGEAQAQAISLLKREALGATEPRKGEAEVDEDGAKRWYDVHVEPLRDLSGVTVGLTGAVVDVTDRKENEQHLRLLMRELTHRSKNLLAVIQAMARQTARHAGSIDDFVEIFSARLQALARSHDLLVQEGWHGASLTDMVRSQLGHHIDRENSQVSVEGPDIFLKPEAAQNIGLALHELSTNAAKYGALSVPTGHVSIVWARRPADAGGGFELSWTESGGPPVEQPRGRGFGSLVIERNLARALDGTVELDFAPSGLSCHVTVPEPHVTASR; via the coding sequence ATGTCGCTCGATCTGAGCCTTATCGACATCGTTTCGCGGTGGACGACGATCCTGTCGTGCTTCGCGATGTCGGCCGGCATTTTCTATCTGATGATCCTGCGCCGGGATTTGTCCGGGCGCATGAAACTGCTTGGCTGCCTGTTCGGCGTGCTTCTGCTGCTGGTCGGGCTGTTGACGCTGATGGTGACGTGGGACAGCCGCGTGCCGCAGGGGATGCAGACCATCGTCCGCACCGGCCTCGCGCTGGTCAATGCTGTCGGTGCCGTGGCGCTGTGGCTCAATCTGCGTGCGCTCGCCGATCTGCCGACCCCCGCGCGGGTGGCGCAAGAGCAGCGCCGTCTGACGCTGGAGCTCGCCACGGTGCTGCAGCGCTATGAGATGGCGCTGCGCGGCTCCAATGTCGCGATCTTCACCCAGGACCGGAACCTTCGCTACACCTCGGTAAGCAAGCCGCTCTTCGGCCATCCCGTCGACATGGCGGTCGGCGCAACCGATGCGGATCTGCTGGGCGAGGCGCAGGCGCAGGCGATTTCGCTGCTGAAGCGCGAGGCGCTCGGCGCAACCGAGCCGCGCAAGGGCGAGGCCGAGGTCGACGAGGACGGAGCCAAGCGCTGGTACGACGTGCATGTCGAGCCGCTGCGCGACCTTTCCGGCGTCACGGTCGGCCTCACCGGCGCGGTGGTGGATGTCACCGACCGCAAGGAGAATGAGCAGCATCTGCGCCTGCTCATGCGCGAGCTGACGCATCGCTCGAAGAACCTGCTCGCCGTCATCCAGGCCATGGCGCGGCAAACCGCCCGCCATGCCGGCTCGATCGACGATTTCGTCGAGATCTTCAGCGCCCGCCTGCAGGCGCTCGCCCGCTCGCATGACCTGCTGGTGCAGGAAGGCTGGCACGGCGCCTCGCTCACCGACATGGTGCGCTCGCAGCTCGGCCATCACATCGACCGCGAGAACAGCCAGGTGTCGGTCGAGGGGCCGGACATCTTCCTCAAGCCCGAGGCGGCGCAGAATATCGGCCTCGCGCTGCACGAACTCTCCACCAACGCGGCGAAATATGGCGCGCTGTCGGTGCCGACCGGCCATGTCTCCATTGTCTGGGCGCGGCGCCCGGCCGACGCGGGCGGCGGGTTCGAACTGTCCTGGACGGAAAGCGGCGGCCCGCCTGTGGAGCAGCCGCGCGGGCGCGGTTTCGGCTCGCTGGTCATCGAGCGCAACCTCGCGCGCGCGCTCGACGGCACCGTTGAGCTGGACTTCGCCCCGAGCGGCCTTTCCTGCCATGTGACCGTACCCGAACCGCACGTCACCGCCAGTCGCTGA
- a CDS encoding helix-turn-helix domain-containing protein, translated as MSLDRETFKERVRRGELRATDCPSREVLKHVSSLWGTLCLLILRDGTMRFSELRRMAAGVSEKMLAQTLRLLEEDGFVVRRSFPVVPPHVEYSLTPMGREVADHLGTLTDWIEGNVHRILGHRQSAEAAGTAGESPRP; from the coding sequence ATGAGCCTGGATCGGGAAACCTTCAAGGAGCGGGTCCGGCGCGGCGAGCTGCGCGCGACCGACTGCCCCTCGCGCGAGGTGCTCAAGCATGTGAGCAGCCTGTGGGGCACGCTGTGCCTGCTCATCCTGCGCGACGGCACGATGCGCTTCAGCGAGCTGCGCCGCATGGCGGCGGGGGTGAGCGAGAAGATGCTGGCGCAGACGCTGCGCCTTCTGGAGGAGGACGGCTTCGTCGTGCGCCGCTCCTTCCCTGTCGTGCCGCCGCATGTCGAATACAGCCTGACGCCGATGGGCCGGGAGGTCGCCGATCATCTGGGCACGCTGACCGACTGGATCGAGGGCAATGTCCACCGCATCCTCGGGCACCGCCAGTCGGCGGAGGCGGCGGGAACGGCCGGGGAAAGCCCCCGGCCGTGA
- a CDS encoding DUF1328 domain-containing protein, whose protein sequence is MLGWALTFLVVALIAAVLGFGGIAGTAIEIAKIIFFVAIILFLVSAVVGMLRGRSSRAP, encoded by the coding sequence ATGCTGGGTTGGGCTCTGACCTTCCTCGTCGTCGCGCTGATCGCGGCGGTTCTCGGCTTCGGCGGCATCGCCGGCACGGCGATCGAAATCGCCAAGATCATCTTCTTCGTGGCGATCATCCTGTTCCTGGTTTCCGCCGTGGTCGGCATGCTCCGCGGCCGCTCGAGCCGGGCGCCCTGA
- a CDS encoding LysR family transcriptional regulator — MIDRFELLLALAKERHFGRAAEACGVTQPTLSAGLKQLEEQLGVRLVERGSRFIGFTPEGERALQWARRVIGDVRAMRQEIAGMRKGLSGHLRIAAIPTAMPMLSELTTPFHEKHADVRFTLMSASSNEVLRLIENLEADAGITYLDNDPVGRLKTVPLYKEGYRFLTSVDSPLGDRTSVTWAEIGQVPLCLLTPDMQNRRIVDKQLAEAGHTVTPMLEANSTIALLSHVRTGKWASVVAKTLADVFAFPASIRSIPIVSPEVSHQMGLVVLDREPMTPIVTALVAEAKAVAPALTGRI, encoded by the coding sequence GTGATCGATCGGTTTGAACTTCTGCTGGCGCTCGCCAAGGAGCGCCATTTCGGCCGCGCCGCCGAAGCGTGCGGCGTCACCCAGCCGACCCTCTCCGCCGGCCTCAAGCAGCTCGAGGAACAGCTCGGCGTGCGCCTCGTCGAGCGCGGCTCGCGCTTCATCGGCTTCACGCCGGAGGGTGAGCGCGCGCTGCAATGGGCGCGCCGCGTCATCGGCGATGTGCGCGCCATGCGCCAGGAAATCGCCGGCATGCGCAAGGGCCTGTCCGGCCATCTGCGCATCGCCGCCATCCCGACCGCCATGCCCATGCTCTCCGAGCTCACCACGCCCTTCCACGAGAAGCATGCCGATGTGCGCTTCACGCTGATGTCGGCGAGCTCGAACGAGGTGCTGCGGCTCATCGAGAATCTCGAGGCCGATGCTGGCATCACCTATCTCGACAATGATCCCGTCGGCCGGCTGAAGACGGTCCCGCTCTACAAGGAAGGCTATCGCTTCCTCACCTCGGTCGATTCCCCGCTGGGCGACCGGACGAGCGTGACCTGGGCGGAGATCGGCCAGGTGCCGCTCTGCCTGCTCACCCCCGACATGCAGAACCGCCGCATCGTCGACAAGCAGCTGGCGGAGGCCGGACACACCGTCACGCCGATGCTGGAGGCCAACTCCACCATCGCCCTGCTCTCGCATGTACGCACCGGCAAATGGGCGAGCGTCGTCGCCAAGACGCTGGCGGATGTGTTCGCCTTTCCGGCCAGCATCCGCTCCATTCCCATCGTCTCGCCGGAAGTTTCGCACCAGATGGGCCTCGTGGTGCTCGACCGCGAGCCGATGACGCCGATCGTCACCGCGCTGGTGGCGGAGGCCAAGGCGGTGGCCCCGGCGCTGACCGGCCGCATCTAA
- a CDS encoding helix-turn-helix transcriptional regulator: MLTHPQIWRAIDRLAERHGLSPSALAKRAGLDATTFNRSKRTTADGHLRWPSTESIAKILAATATSLDDFMALIEGATAGRRAIPLIGFAQAGAGGYFDDAGFPVGGSWDEIAFPNVGDEHAYALEIAGDSMLPLYRDGDVVVVSPAAPVRRGDRVIVKTREGEVLAKELKRRTTRTVELRSLNPEHPDRSFTEGEIAWIARVLWASQ; this comes from the coding sequence GTGCTGACTCATCCGCAGATCTGGCGGGCCATTGACCGGCTGGCCGAGCGCCATGGGCTGAGCCCCTCGGCGCTGGCCAAGCGCGCCGGCCTCGACGCGACCACCTTCAACCGCTCCAAGCGCACCACGGCTGACGGGCATCTGCGCTGGCCCTCGACCGAGAGCATCGCCAAGATCCTCGCGGCGACCGCGACCAGCCTCGATGACTTCATGGCACTCATCGAAGGGGCGACGGCGGGGCGCCGGGCGATCCCGCTCATCGGCTTCGCGCAGGCGGGCGCGGGCGGCTATTTCGACGATGCCGGCTTTCCGGTCGGTGGCTCGTGGGACGAGATCGCCTTTCCCAATGTGGGCGACGAGCACGCCTATGCGCTGGAGATCGCCGGCGATTCCATGCTGCCGCTCTACCGCGACGGCGATGTCGTGGTGGTCTCCCCGGCGGCGCCGGTGCGGCGGGGCGACCGGGTGATCGTGAAGACGCGCGAGGGCGAGGTGCTGGCCAAGGAACTGAAGCGCCGCACCACGCGCACAGTGGAACTGCGCTCGCTCAACCCGGAGCACCCCGACCGCAGCTTCACGGAAGGCGAGATCGCCTGGATCGCGCGCGTGCTCTGGGCCAGCCAGTAG
- a CDS encoding PRC-barrel domain-containing protein: MTNKFVTLTAVAALSLAPAVAFAQSATPGSTTPPAASPVAPDAGTPQAPASEMPNSPTGTMNNSAAPSGTSSAAQTTVPATPKFVSTQSSGQWLGSDLMGTAVVTSNDESLGSISDVVIDRDGSIVAAVIDVGGFLGIGAKPVAVSFDSLTPTPTDNGQKIVVALTKEELNSAPEFKSLDDNRSEASSTTGTAAPATTN; encoded by the coding sequence ATGACCAACAAGTTCGTGACCCTCACGGCCGTCGCCGCCCTGTCGCTGGCTCCCGCGGTGGCCTTCGCGCAGAGCGCGACGCCCGGCAGCACGACCCCGCCCGCCGCTTCCCCGGTCGCCCCCGACGCCGGCACCCCGCAGGCGCCCGCCTCCGAGATGCCGAACTCCCCGACCGGCACCATGAACAACAGCGCCGCCCCGTCTGGCACGTCGAGCGCCGCCCAGACCACGGTTCCGGCGACGCCGAAGTTCGTCAGCACCCAGTCCAGCGGCCAGTGGCTCGGCTCGGACCTGATGGGCACCGCCGTCGTCACCTCCAATGACGAGTCGCTCGGCTCGATCAGCGACGTGGTGATCGACCGTGACGGCTCCATCGTCGCGGCGGTGATCGATGTCGGCGGCTTCCTTGGCATCGGCGCCAAGCCGGTCGCGGTCTCCTTCGACTCGCTGACCCCGACCCCGACCGACAACGGCCAGAAGATCGTCGTCGCCCTGACCAAGGAAGAGCTGAACTCGGCACCCGAGTTCAAGTCGCTGGACGACAATCGCAGCGAAGCCTCCAGCACGACCGGCACCGCCGCTCCCGCGACCACCAACTGA
- a CDS encoding sigma-70 family RNA polymerase sigma factor: MSQFDPVLRDEIIAAIPNLRAFAISLSGNVDRADDLVQETLLRAFANINSFRTGTNLPAWLFTILRNLFRSEYRKRRREVPDSDGAFAATLTTNPDQNTHLDFEDFRTALDKLPPDQREALVLVGASGFSYEEAAEICQCAVGTIKSRVNRARKRLGELLAIEDAGDFGPDKTTQAIMAASDRL; encoded by the coding sequence GTGAGCCAGTTCGATCCCGTGCTGCGCGATGAGATCATCGCGGCCATTCCGAATCTGCGCGCGTTCGCCATTTCGCTGAGCGGCAATGTCGACCGCGCCGACGATCTGGTGCAGGAGACGCTGCTGCGGGCCTTCGCCAACATCAACAGCTTCCGCACCGGGACCAACCTGCCGGCGTGGCTGTTCACCATCCTGCGCAACCTGTTCCGTTCGGAATACCGCAAGCGCCGCCGCGAGGTGCCCGATTCCGACGGCGCCTTCGCCGCGACGCTGACCACCAATCCCGACCAGAACACCCATCTGGATTTCGAGGATTTCCGCACGGCGCTCGACAAGCTGCCGCCGGACCAGCGCGAGGCGCTCGTGCTCGTGGGTGCCTCTGGCTTCTCCTATGAGGAAGCCGCTGAGATCTGCCAATGCGCGGTCGGCACCATCAAGAGCCGCGTGAACCGGGCGCGCAAGCGTCTGGGCGAATTGCTCGCGATCGAAGATGCCGGGGATTTCGGCCCCGACAAGACGACCCAGGCCATCATGGCGGCCAGCGACCGGCTCTGA
- a CDS encoding NepR family anti-sigma factor, producing MAGGAGSALGTDIQGKIGQHLRAMYDDVVRQGVPDRFLDLLSQLDQPAKDPKAGEGGGEK from the coding sequence ATGGCAGGGGGCGCGGGCAGCGCTCTCGGCACCGACATCCAGGGCAAGATCGGCCAGCATCTGCGCGCCATGTATGACGACGTGGTGCGGCAGGGCGTGCCCGATCGTTTCCTCGACCTTCTTTCGCAGCTCGATCAGCCGGCCAAGGATCCCAAGGCCGGTGAGGGCGGAGGCGAGAAGTGA
- a CDS encoding SDR family oxidoreductase, producing MTDLLLVTGASGQFGQLVLAHLTQELGVAPSRIVAGTRDPAKLADWAAKGVHVRALDFEDASTFAPAFAGVGRALLISTDALDRPGRRLAQHQAAIAGLEAAGVSHVVYISAPKPENSPLLLAPDHEGTEKALAASALPGWTVLRNHWYFENLFAFLPAAIASGSWYTADEGQGSADIARDDLAFAAAKVLAGSESGKATYTLSGPQALTKAEIASAVSAAIGKPIAVVQVPLEGLVQGMVHAGLPEPLARVFASFDTNTAAGRVAEITGDFVRLTGRQPRSFAEWLAANTPALAAL from the coding sequence ATGACTGATCTACTTCTGGTGACCGGGGCCTCCGGCCAGTTCGGCCAGCTCGTTCTGGCTCATCTGACTCAGGAGCTGGGCGTCGCCCCCTCCCGCATCGTCGCGGGCACGCGCGATCCCGCCAAGCTCGCCGACTGGGCCGCCAAGGGCGTCCATGTGCGCGCGCTGGATTTCGAGGACGCCAGCACCTTTGCCCCCGCCTTTGCCGGCGTCGGCCGCGCCCTGCTCATCAGCACCGATGCGCTCGACCGGCCGGGCCGCCGCCTCGCCCAGCATCAGGCGGCCATCGCCGGGCTGGAAGCGGCGGGCGTGAGCCACGTCGTCTACATCTCCGCGCCGAAGCCGGAGAACTCGCCGCTGCTGCTCGCGCCCGACCATGAGGGCACGGAAAAGGCCCTCGCGGCCAGCGCCCTCCCCGGCTGGACCGTGCTGCGCAACCATTGGTACTTCGAGAACCTGTTCGCCTTCCTGCCGGCGGCCATCGCGTCGGGCAGCTGGTACACGGCCGATGAAGGCCAGGGCAGCGCCGACATCGCCCGCGACGACCTCGCCTTCGCCGCCGCCAAGGTTCTGGCCGGCAGCGAGAGCGGCAAGGCGACCTACACGCTCTCCGGCCCGCAGGCGCTGACCAAGGCGGAGATCGCCAGCGCGGTGAGCGCGGCCATCGGCAAGCCGATCGCGGTGGTGCAGGTGCCGCTCGAAGGGCTGGTGCAGGGCATGGTCCATGCCGGCCTGCCCGAGCCGCTGGCGCGGGTGTTCGCGTCCTTCGATACGAACACCGCGGCCGGCCGGGTCGCCGAGATCACCGGCGACTTTGTCCGCCTGACCGGCCGCCAGCCGCGGTCCTTCGCGGAGTGGCTCGCCGCCAACACCCCGGCCCTCGCCGCGCTGTGA
- a CDS encoding GNAT family N-acetyltransferase: MSKAGITIRPLVAEDYAVWAPLWQAYLTFYEASLPEETSRTSFARLTDPAEPMWGALAFEGETPLGLVHALSHRSTWSVQDYCYLNDLFVSPAARGKGVGRTLIEHVYAEAARRGCADVYWLTHETNSTAQRLYNTLADRPGFIEYRKKLG; this comes from the coding sequence ATGAGCAAGGCAGGCATCACCATCCGTCCACTGGTGGCGGAGGACTACGCCGTGTGGGCGCCGCTCTGGCAGGCCTATCTCACCTTCTATGAGGCGAGCCTGCCGGAGGAGACGAGCCGCACCAGCTTCGCCCGCCTGACCGATCCGGCCGAGCCGATGTGGGGCGCGCTGGCTTTCGAGGGCGAGACGCCGCTCGGCCTCGTCCATGCGCTGTCCCATCGCTCGACCTGGAGCGTGCAGGATTATTGCTATCTGAACGACCTGTTCGTCAGCCCCGCCGCGCGCGGCAAGGGCGTGGGCCGGACGCTGATCGAGCATGTCTATGCCGAGGCGGCCCGGCGGGGCTGCGCGGATGTGTATTGGCTCACGCATGAGACCAACAGCACCGCGCAGCGCCTCTACAACACGCTGGCCGACCGGCCGGGCTTCATCGAGTACCGCAAGAAGCTCGGCTGA